The genomic DNA CTCCCACGCGGGTCTTGAGGTAGTTCTCATAATCGAGGATCTGGATCTCGTACGGGAAGAAGAACGACATCTCCTTGGGAATGGGGATGCGGTTCATCTTCTCGAGCAGCGGCGCCACTGCGTCGCCACCGGTGTGCTCACGCAGCGCGCGCATCATGTTCTCGAGCGGCTTTCGGGCCGGATGTGCGATGCGGATGAGCTGACGACAGGTGAACTGGATGGAGCGGTACTCAGAGCCGCTGAACGGATTGACGTGAAACGCCGTATCGCTCTTGCCGAACTGACGGCCATCTGCCAGCAGGTGCTCGACCTCTTCAGGAAGATCTGCCTCGTCGTGAGAGAGGCTCTCGTAGGCATCCCTGAAGCGGCTGAGATCGACCAGGTTGTTGATCGAGCGCCCCGGAACGATGTTGGCAAAGGTCACCAGGTGATTCTGACGGAGGAAGCGCACCACGAGAAGGGCCTCGAGCGGGGTACGGGTGACGAACTGCACGCCGATCCAGTCGTAGATGTCCTGGGCGACATTGCTCGGCTTGTGGAGCAGCTTCAGGATGATGCTGTCGCGGGTCTTGTCCTCCTTGAGAAAGACACCCTCGAGCGGAACCCGCTGGGCCCCGCGCTGCAGGAGCGGGCAGCCGAGCTCATCGACCTGCAGGCACTGCCGATACGGCTCGAGCACCTGCTGGCGGATCTGGGCGAGGTTCTCGTTGTGGAACGCGCGGTTTGCGTGGTTGATGGTGTGCATCACGCGCAAGACCGCGCACGCCCACCTGGCCGTGTCATC from Pseudomonadota bacterium includes the following:
- a CDS encoding TIGR04552 family protein, producing the protein MRVMHTINHANRAFHNENLAQIRQQVLEPYRQCLQVDELGCPLLQRGAQRVPLEGVFLKEDKTRDSIILKLLHKPSNVAQDIYDWIGVQFVTRTPLEALLVVRFLRQNHLVTFANIVPGRSINNLVDLSRFRDAYESLSHDEADLPEEVEHLLADGRQFGKSDTAFHVNPFSGSEYRSIQFTCRQLIRIAHPARKPLENMMRALREHTGGDAVAPLLEKMNRIPIPKEMSFFFPYEIQILDYENYLKTRVGESSHAAYKKRQLLAARRRVLQGLI